The window ATGCCGCAGGCCTCGACCAACTGTTGCTGCTTACCGGCGACCGCCTGCCCGGCCACCAGCCTGGCCAACGCCCGGTGCGCTACCTGGAATCGGTCGCAGCCCTGCAGATCGCCCGCCAGGCCTGCCCACACTGGCTGCTTGGCGCGGCGCTCAACCCGTTCAAGTACTGCGAGGACGAAGGCGGTGCCCAATACTTCAAGGCCGAGAAAAAACTGGCGGCGGGCGCCGACTTCCTCACCCTGCAACTGGGCTTCGATGCCGGCAAACACCAGGAAGCCATGCATTGGATGAACCGCCAGGCCGCGCCCAGGCCGATGCTGGCCTGCCTGATGAGCCTCACTCACGGGCGCGCGACGATGCTCGAACACGTGGCCGGCGTGACCGTCACGCCGTCCATGCGCGACATGCTGGAAGCGGAAGCGGCGCAGTCCAAGGCCTTTGCCCAGGCGCGCAGCGTCGACCGCCTGGCCTTGCAGATCATCGGCGTGAAGCTGATGGGCTACGCCGGCGTGCATCTGTCGGGGGTTCACGAACTCAAGCAACTGCTGGCCCTGGAGGCACGCATCGAGCACTGGCAGGCGCAAATCCACACACTGGAACAATGGGCGCCGGCCTGGCAGGCCAGCTGGCAGATGCCCGGCCTGCCGGCAGTCAGCTTCCATCCGCCGCAGGCAAGCTGGCGCCAGGGCGAGTCACGGGTCGATGCCTCGTTCAAGGAGAAAGCGCGCTATCACCTGATGCACGGCATGCATTCGCTGCTGTTCAGCCGCCGCAATAGCCTGAGCAAGGCATTTGGCTGGGCCGTGCGCCAACCGATGTGGGC of the Pseudomonas asiatica genome contains:
- a CDS encoding methylenetetrahydrofolate reductase C-terminal domain-containing protein, whose translation is MSLLKTALREKTFVCVMEFVPKPSTERFAAMDAILARAHLCGWPMTVAIGDRVGSPLDMSPLDALASFSNPVPALPHFSGKDRERHHLLAQLQRMDAAGLDQLLLLTGDRLPGHQPGQRPVRYLESVAALQIARQACPHWLLGAALNPFKYCEDEGGAQYFKAEKKLAAGADFLTLQLGFDAGKHQEAMHWMNRQAAPRPMLACLMSLTHGRATMLEHVAGVTVTPSMRDMLEAEAAQSKAFAQARSVDRLALQIIGVKLMGYAGVHLSGVHELKQLLALEARIEHWQAQIHTLEQWAPAWQASWQMPGLPAVSFHPPQASWRQGESRVDASFKEKARYHLMHGMHSLLFSRRNSLSKAFGWAVRQPMWATRLGAQVLHKVEHAVKHPLVGCETCGRCRLEDTLYICPETCPKGLANGPCGGTALNRCEFGDRECIHSVKYRTAKAVRQTALLTERLIPCIELETRHRSSWPQWFQAQTPRQLSPQPAPRTQPES